A single window of Bombyx mori chromosome 9, ASM3026992v2 DNA harbors:
- the LOC101741734 gene encoding cytoplasmic dynein 1 intermediate chain isoform X7 codes for MSDRKAELERKKAKLRAIREDKDRRRREKEQKDAEEALQRASATSSLDSRRDIDEMLSSLGVAPVKDVLSSLSSMTSLSPPQTASPDASLPHTDKASLQLQGGPKKQPQELQVVFVQSTDIPPKETVIYTKQTQTTTSGVTELRDGCSSNASPLAGYMEDWWRPRKDEYNLNPGLEWEDEFTGDDEEAAFHGKLPPGILPHGLPTVKEVQPAVTDAPVEKKDEEKEKKAVRELSADEKQTIMLSAEFQRFMSRAGRVIERALAESVDIYTDYTGGGDGENALDDKSAARLSLVRTFEEERWSRGRCVTCLDWSTFHPELVLASYYNSDDAPHDPDGVCLVWNTKFKKTTPEDIFHCQSAVMSATFARFHPNLILGGTYSGQIVLWDNRVQKRTPVQRTPLSSVAHTHPVYCLSVIGSQNAHNLISVSTDGRLCSWSLDMLSQPQETLELQHRQAKPVAVTCMDCPQTMLNNFVLGSEDGNVYTGCLYGQRAGVTECVEAHAGPLTGVSCHAAAGPVDLAHLYLTCSVDWSVKLWSLKESKPLYSFEDNGDYLVDVRWSPAHPALFAAADAASRLDLWNLNRDTEVPIASVQAEGGAAFSRVSWSPAGSLVTAGDDRGKISVYELAEQVWSPRHDEWNKLVYTLQELRNNQADDDAALSPPPSLSSIASIASNPLR; via the exons ATGTCGGATCGGAAGGCGGAGTTGGAGCGAAAGAAGGCGAAGCTCCGCGCCATAAGAGAGGATAAAGATCGGCGCCGCAGAGAAAAAGAACAGAAAGATGCTGAAGAAGCACTG caACGGGCATCGGCCACATCTAGCCTGGACAGTCGTCGTGACATTGACGAGATGCTGTCCTCCCTTGGAGTGGCTCCAGTTAAGGATGTCCTCTCTTCTTTATCATCAATGACTTCACTGTCTCCACCTCAGACAGCCTCACCAGATGCCAGTTTACCGCATACAGATAAAGCCAGCCTACAATTGCAAGG CGGTCCAAAGAAGCAACCTCAAGAATTACAAGTCGTCTTCGTGCAGTCCACGGACATACCGCCCAAGGAGACGGTGATCTATACGAAGCAAACGCAGACCACCACGTCGGGCGTCACCGAACTACGTGACG GCTGCTCTTCCAATGCATCACCGCTTGCAGGATACATGGAGGACTGGTGGCGGCCACGTAAAG ACGAGTACAATCTAAACCCGGGTTTAGAGTGGGAGGACGAGTTCACAG GAGACGACGAGGAGGCCGCCTTCCACGGTAAACTGCCCCCGGGGATACTGCCGCACGGCCTGCCCACCGTCAAGGAGGTCCAACCCGCAGTCACCGATGCGCCCGTCGAGAAGAAAGACGAAGAGAAAGAGAAGAAAG CGGTGCGCGAGCTGAGCGCTGACGAGAAGCAGACGATAATGCTGTCGGCCGAGTTCCAGAGGTTCATGAGTCGCGCCGGACGAGTCATCGAACGCGCGCTCGCCGAGTCCGTCGACATCTACACCGACTACACGGGCGGGGGCGACGGAGAGAACGCTCT TGACGACAAGTCAGCGGCCCGTCTTTCCCTGGTTCGTACCTTCGAGGAGGAACGCTGGTCGCGCGGACGGTGCGTGACCTGTCTGGACTGGTCCACGTTTCACCCTGAACTGGTGCTGGCCTCGTACTACAATAGTGACGACGCACCGCACGACCCTGACGGAGTGTGCCTGGTCTGGAACACCAAGTTCAAAAAGACCACTCCCGAAGACATATTCCACTGTCAGTCGGCGGTTATGAGCGCCACGTTTGCGAG GTTCCACCCTAATTTGATCCTCGGAGGCACGTATTCGGGACAGATCGTGCTGTGGGATAATCGCGTGCAAAAGCGAACCCCGGTGCAGCGCACGCCGCTGTCTTCGGTCGCGCACACT CACCCGGTGTACTGCCTGTCGGTGATAGGAAGCCAGAACGCGCACAACCTGATCTCGGTATCGACGGACGGGCGCCTCTGTTCCTGGTCCCTGGACATGCTGTCCCAGCCCCAGGAGACGCTGGAGCTGCAGCATCGCCAGGCCAAGCCGGTCGCCGTCACCTGCATGGACTGCCCCCAGACCATGCTCAACAACTTCGTGCTCGGATCCGAAGACGGAAACGTGTATACGG GATGCCTGTACGGGCAGCGCGCGGGCGTGACGGAGTGCGTGGAGGCGCACGCGGGCCCGCTGACGGGCGTGTCGTGCCACGCCGCCGCCGGGCCCGTGGACCTGGCGCACCTCTACCTCACCTGCTCCGTCGACTGGAGCGTCAAGCTCTGGTCGCTCAAG GAGAGCAAGCCGCTGTACTCGTTCGAGGACAACGGCGACTACCTGGTGGACGTGCGCTGGTCGCCCGCGCACCCCGCGCTCTTCGCCGCCGCCGACGCCGCCTCGCGCCTCGACCTCTGGAATCTCAACCGCGACACAGAG GTGCCGATAGCGAGCGTGCAGGCGGAAGGCGGGGCGGCCTTCAGCAGAGTGTCGTGGTCGCCAGCCGGCTCGCTCGTCACAGCCGGAGACGACAGGGGCAAGATATCCGTCTACGAACTTGCAGAG CAAGTTTGGTCACCCCGGCACGACGAATGGAACAAGTTGGTCTACACGCTTCAAGAACTTCGGAACAACCAAGCTGACGATGATGCGGCACTCTCACCACCGCCGTCGTTGTCGTCAATCGCTTCTATCGCTTCAAACCCACTACGATAA
- the LOC101741734 gene encoding cytoplasmic dynein 1 intermediate chain isoform X9, which yields MSDRKAELERKKAKLRAIREDKDRRRREKEQKDAEEALQRASATSSLDSRRDIDEMLSSLGVAPVKDVLSSLSSMTSLSPPQTASPDASLPHTDKASLQLQGGPKKQPQELQVVFVQSTDIPPKETVIYTKQTQTTTSGVTELRDGYMEDWWRPRKAHATDYYDEYNLNPGLEWEDEFTGDDEEAAFHGKLPPGILPHGLPTVKEVQPAVTDAPVEKKDEEKEKKAVRELSADEKQTIMLSAEFQRFMSRAGRVIERALAESVDIYTDYTGGGDGENALDDKSAARLSLVRTFEEERWSRGRCVTCLDWSTFHPELVLASYYNSDDAPHDPDGVCLVWNTKFKKTTPEDIFHCQSAVMSATFARFHPNLILGGTYSGQIVLWDNRVQKRTPVQRTPLSSVAHTHPVYCLSVIGSQNAHNLISVSTDGRLCSWSLDMLSQPQETLELQHRQAKPVAVTCMDCPQTMLNNFVLGSEDGNVYTGCLYGQRAGVTECVEAHAGPLTGVSCHAAAGPVDLAHLYLTCSVDWSVKLWSLKESKPLYSFEDNGDYLVDVRWSPAHPALFAAADAASRLDLWNLNRDTEVPIASVQAEGGAAFSRVSWSPAGSLVTAGDDRGKISVYELAEQVWSPRHDEWNKLVYTLQELRNNQADDDAALSPPPSLSSIASIASNPLR from the exons ATGTCGGATCGGAAGGCGGAGTTGGAGCGAAAGAAGGCGAAGCTCCGCGCCATAAGAGAGGATAAAGATCGGCGCCGCAGAGAAAAAGAACAGAAAGATGCTGAAGAAGCACTG caACGGGCATCGGCCACATCTAGCCTGGACAGTCGTCGTGACATTGACGAGATGCTGTCCTCCCTTGGAGTGGCTCCAGTTAAGGATGTCCTCTCTTCTTTATCATCAATGACTTCACTGTCTCCACCTCAGACAGCCTCACCAGATGCCAGTTTACCGCATACAGATAAAGCCAGCCTACAATTGCAAGG CGGTCCAAAGAAGCAACCTCAAGAATTACAAGTCGTCTTCGTGCAGTCCACGGACATACCGCCCAAGGAGACGGTGATCTATACGAAGCAAACGCAGACCACCACGTCGGGCGTCACCGAACTACGTGACG GATACATGGAGGACTGGTGGCGGCCACGTAAAG CGCACGCAACCGATTATTACG ACGAGTACAATCTAAACCCGGGTTTAGAGTGGGAGGACGAGTTCACAG GAGACGACGAGGAGGCCGCCTTCCACGGTAAACTGCCCCCGGGGATACTGCCGCACGGCCTGCCCACCGTCAAGGAGGTCCAACCCGCAGTCACCGATGCGCCCGTCGAGAAGAAAGACGAAGAGAAAGAGAAGAAAG CGGTGCGCGAGCTGAGCGCTGACGAGAAGCAGACGATAATGCTGTCGGCCGAGTTCCAGAGGTTCATGAGTCGCGCCGGACGAGTCATCGAACGCGCGCTCGCCGAGTCCGTCGACATCTACACCGACTACACGGGCGGGGGCGACGGAGAGAACGCTCT TGACGACAAGTCAGCGGCCCGTCTTTCCCTGGTTCGTACCTTCGAGGAGGAACGCTGGTCGCGCGGACGGTGCGTGACCTGTCTGGACTGGTCCACGTTTCACCCTGAACTGGTGCTGGCCTCGTACTACAATAGTGACGACGCACCGCACGACCCTGACGGAGTGTGCCTGGTCTGGAACACCAAGTTCAAAAAGACCACTCCCGAAGACATATTCCACTGTCAGTCGGCGGTTATGAGCGCCACGTTTGCGAG GTTCCACCCTAATTTGATCCTCGGAGGCACGTATTCGGGACAGATCGTGCTGTGGGATAATCGCGTGCAAAAGCGAACCCCGGTGCAGCGCACGCCGCTGTCTTCGGTCGCGCACACT CACCCGGTGTACTGCCTGTCGGTGATAGGAAGCCAGAACGCGCACAACCTGATCTCGGTATCGACGGACGGGCGCCTCTGTTCCTGGTCCCTGGACATGCTGTCCCAGCCCCAGGAGACGCTGGAGCTGCAGCATCGCCAGGCCAAGCCGGTCGCCGTCACCTGCATGGACTGCCCCCAGACCATGCTCAACAACTTCGTGCTCGGATCCGAAGACGGAAACGTGTATACGG GATGCCTGTACGGGCAGCGCGCGGGCGTGACGGAGTGCGTGGAGGCGCACGCGGGCCCGCTGACGGGCGTGTCGTGCCACGCCGCCGCCGGGCCCGTGGACCTGGCGCACCTCTACCTCACCTGCTCCGTCGACTGGAGCGTCAAGCTCTGGTCGCTCAAG GAGAGCAAGCCGCTGTACTCGTTCGAGGACAACGGCGACTACCTGGTGGACGTGCGCTGGTCGCCCGCGCACCCCGCGCTCTTCGCCGCCGCCGACGCCGCCTCGCGCCTCGACCTCTGGAATCTCAACCGCGACACAGAG GTGCCGATAGCGAGCGTGCAGGCGGAAGGCGGGGCGGCCTTCAGCAGAGTGTCGTGGTCGCCAGCCGGCTCGCTCGTCACAGCCGGAGACGACAGGGGCAAGATATCCGTCTACGAACTTGCAGAG CAAGTTTGGTCACCCCGGCACGACGAATGGAACAAGTTGGTCTACACGCTTCAAGAACTTCGGAACAACCAAGCTGACGATGATGCGGCACTCTCACCACCGCCGTCGTTGTCGTCAATCGCTTCTATCGCTTCAAACCCACTACGATAA
- the LOC101741734 gene encoding cytoplasmic dynein 1 intermediate chain isoform X3: protein MSDRKAELERKKAKLRAIREDKDRRRREKEQKDAEEALQRASATSSLDSRRDIDEMLSSLGVAPVKDVLSSLSSMTSLSPPQTASPDASLPHTDKASLQLQGGPKKQPQELQVVFVQSTDIPPKETVIYTKQTQTTTSGVTELRDGYMEDWWRPRKAHATDYYDEYNLNPGLEWEDEFTVLTFDGDVARQGDDEEAAFHGKLPPGILPHGLPTVKEVQPAVTDAPVEKKDEEKEKKAVRELSADEKQTIMLSAEFQRFMSRAGRVIERALAESVDIYTDYTGGGDGENALDDKSAARLSLVRTFEEERWSRGRCVTCLDWSTFHPELVLASYYNSDDAPHDPDGVCLVWNTKFKKTTPEDIFHCQSAVMSATFARFHPNLILGGTYSGQIVLWDNRVQKRTPVQRTPLSSVAHTHPVYCLSVIGSQNAHNLISVSTDGRLCSWSLDMLSQPQETLELQHRQAKPVAVTCMDCPQTMLNNFVLGSEDGNVYTGCLYGQRAGVTECVEAHAGPLTGVSCHAAAGPVDLAHLYLTCSVDWSVKLWSLKESKPLYSFEDNGDYLVDVRWSPAHPALFAAADAASRLDLWNLNRDTEVPIASVQAEGGAAFSRVSWSPAGSLVTAGDDRGKISVYELAEQVWSPRHDEWNKLVYTLQELRNNQADDDAALSPPPSLSSIASIASNPLR, encoded by the exons ATGTCGGATCGGAAGGCGGAGTTGGAGCGAAAGAAGGCGAAGCTCCGCGCCATAAGAGAGGATAAAGATCGGCGCCGCAGAGAAAAAGAACAGAAAGATGCTGAAGAAGCACTG caACGGGCATCGGCCACATCTAGCCTGGACAGTCGTCGTGACATTGACGAGATGCTGTCCTCCCTTGGAGTGGCTCCAGTTAAGGATGTCCTCTCTTCTTTATCATCAATGACTTCACTGTCTCCACCTCAGACAGCCTCACCAGATGCCAGTTTACCGCATACAGATAAAGCCAGCCTACAATTGCAAGG CGGTCCAAAGAAGCAACCTCAAGAATTACAAGTCGTCTTCGTGCAGTCCACGGACATACCGCCCAAGGAGACGGTGATCTATACGAAGCAAACGCAGACCACCACGTCGGGCGTCACCGAACTACGTGACG GATACATGGAGGACTGGTGGCGGCCACGTAAAG CGCACGCAACCGATTATTACG ACGAGTACAATCTAAACCCGGGTTTAGAGTGGGAGGACGAGTTCACAG TGCTTACATTCGACGGCGACGTGGCGCGCCAAGGAGACGACGAGGAGGCCGCCTTCCACGGTAAACTGCCCCCGGGGATACTGCCGCACGGCCTGCCCACCGTCAAGGAGGTCCAACCCGCAGTCACCGATGCGCCCGTCGAGAAGAAAGACGAAGAGAAAGAGAAGAAAG CGGTGCGCGAGCTGAGCGCTGACGAGAAGCAGACGATAATGCTGTCGGCCGAGTTCCAGAGGTTCATGAGTCGCGCCGGACGAGTCATCGAACGCGCGCTCGCCGAGTCCGTCGACATCTACACCGACTACACGGGCGGGGGCGACGGAGAGAACGCTCT TGACGACAAGTCAGCGGCCCGTCTTTCCCTGGTTCGTACCTTCGAGGAGGAACGCTGGTCGCGCGGACGGTGCGTGACCTGTCTGGACTGGTCCACGTTTCACCCTGAACTGGTGCTGGCCTCGTACTACAATAGTGACGACGCACCGCACGACCCTGACGGAGTGTGCCTGGTCTGGAACACCAAGTTCAAAAAGACCACTCCCGAAGACATATTCCACTGTCAGTCGGCGGTTATGAGCGCCACGTTTGCGAG GTTCCACCCTAATTTGATCCTCGGAGGCACGTATTCGGGACAGATCGTGCTGTGGGATAATCGCGTGCAAAAGCGAACCCCGGTGCAGCGCACGCCGCTGTCTTCGGTCGCGCACACT CACCCGGTGTACTGCCTGTCGGTGATAGGAAGCCAGAACGCGCACAACCTGATCTCGGTATCGACGGACGGGCGCCTCTGTTCCTGGTCCCTGGACATGCTGTCCCAGCCCCAGGAGACGCTGGAGCTGCAGCATCGCCAGGCCAAGCCGGTCGCCGTCACCTGCATGGACTGCCCCCAGACCATGCTCAACAACTTCGTGCTCGGATCCGAAGACGGAAACGTGTATACGG GATGCCTGTACGGGCAGCGCGCGGGCGTGACGGAGTGCGTGGAGGCGCACGCGGGCCCGCTGACGGGCGTGTCGTGCCACGCCGCCGCCGGGCCCGTGGACCTGGCGCACCTCTACCTCACCTGCTCCGTCGACTGGAGCGTCAAGCTCTGGTCGCTCAAG GAGAGCAAGCCGCTGTACTCGTTCGAGGACAACGGCGACTACCTGGTGGACGTGCGCTGGTCGCCCGCGCACCCCGCGCTCTTCGCCGCCGCCGACGCCGCCTCGCGCCTCGACCTCTGGAATCTCAACCGCGACACAGAG GTGCCGATAGCGAGCGTGCAGGCGGAAGGCGGGGCGGCCTTCAGCAGAGTGTCGTGGTCGCCAGCCGGCTCGCTCGTCACAGCCGGAGACGACAGGGGCAAGATATCCGTCTACGAACTTGCAGAG CAAGTTTGGTCACCCCGGCACGACGAATGGAACAAGTTGGTCTACACGCTTCAAGAACTTCGGAACAACCAAGCTGACGATGATGCGGCACTCTCACCACCGCCGTCGTTGTCGTCAATCGCTTCTATCGCTTCAAACCCACTACGATAA
- the LOC101741734 gene encoding cytoplasmic dynein 1 intermediate chain isoform X15, which produces MSDRKAELERKKAKLRAIREDKDRRRREKEQKDAEEALQRASATSSLDSRRDIDEMLSSLGVAPVKDVLSSLSSMTSLSPPQTASPDASLPHTDKASLQLQGGPKKQPQELQVVFVQSTDIPPKETVIYTKQTQTTTSGVTELRDAHATDYYVLTFDGDVARQGDDEEAAFHGKLPPGILPHGLPTVKEVQPAVTDAPVEKKDEEKEKKAVRELSADEKQTIMLSAEFQRFMSRAGRVIERALAESVDIYTDYTGGGDGENALDDKSAARLSLVRTFEEERWSRGRCVTCLDWSTFHPELVLASYYNSDDAPHDPDGVCLVWNTKFKKTTPEDIFHCQSAVMSATFARFHPNLILGGTYSGQIVLWDNRVQKRTPVQRTPLSSVAHTHPVYCLSVIGSQNAHNLISVSTDGRLCSWSLDMLSQPQETLELQHRQAKPVAVTCMDCPQTMLNNFVLGSEDGNVYTGCLYGQRAGVTECVEAHAGPLTGVSCHAAAGPVDLAHLYLTCSVDWSVKLWSLKESKPLYSFEDNGDYLVDVRWSPAHPALFAAADAASRLDLWNLNRDTEVPIASVQAEGGAAFSRVSWSPAGSLVTAGDDRGKISVYELAEQVWSPRHDEWNKLVYTLQELRNNQADDDAALSPPPSLSSIASIASNPLR; this is translated from the exons ATGTCGGATCGGAAGGCGGAGTTGGAGCGAAAGAAGGCGAAGCTCCGCGCCATAAGAGAGGATAAAGATCGGCGCCGCAGAGAAAAAGAACAGAAAGATGCTGAAGAAGCACTG caACGGGCATCGGCCACATCTAGCCTGGACAGTCGTCGTGACATTGACGAGATGCTGTCCTCCCTTGGAGTGGCTCCAGTTAAGGATGTCCTCTCTTCTTTATCATCAATGACTTCACTGTCTCCACCTCAGACAGCCTCACCAGATGCCAGTTTACCGCATACAGATAAAGCCAGCCTACAATTGCAAGG CGGTCCAAAGAAGCAACCTCAAGAATTACAAGTCGTCTTCGTGCAGTCCACGGACATACCGCCCAAGGAGACGGTGATCTATACGAAGCAAACGCAGACCACCACGTCGGGCGTCACCGAACTACGTGACG CGCACGCAACCGATTATTACG TGCTTACATTCGACGGCGACGTGGCGCGCCAAGGAGACGACGAGGAGGCCGCCTTCCACGGTAAACTGCCCCCGGGGATACTGCCGCACGGCCTGCCCACCGTCAAGGAGGTCCAACCCGCAGTCACCGATGCGCCCGTCGAGAAGAAAGACGAAGAGAAAGAGAAGAAAG CGGTGCGCGAGCTGAGCGCTGACGAGAAGCAGACGATAATGCTGTCGGCCGAGTTCCAGAGGTTCATGAGTCGCGCCGGACGAGTCATCGAACGCGCGCTCGCCGAGTCCGTCGACATCTACACCGACTACACGGGCGGGGGCGACGGAGAGAACGCTCT TGACGACAAGTCAGCGGCCCGTCTTTCCCTGGTTCGTACCTTCGAGGAGGAACGCTGGTCGCGCGGACGGTGCGTGACCTGTCTGGACTGGTCCACGTTTCACCCTGAACTGGTGCTGGCCTCGTACTACAATAGTGACGACGCACCGCACGACCCTGACGGAGTGTGCCTGGTCTGGAACACCAAGTTCAAAAAGACCACTCCCGAAGACATATTCCACTGTCAGTCGGCGGTTATGAGCGCCACGTTTGCGAG GTTCCACCCTAATTTGATCCTCGGAGGCACGTATTCGGGACAGATCGTGCTGTGGGATAATCGCGTGCAAAAGCGAACCCCGGTGCAGCGCACGCCGCTGTCTTCGGTCGCGCACACT CACCCGGTGTACTGCCTGTCGGTGATAGGAAGCCAGAACGCGCACAACCTGATCTCGGTATCGACGGACGGGCGCCTCTGTTCCTGGTCCCTGGACATGCTGTCCCAGCCCCAGGAGACGCTGGAGCTGCAGCATCGCCAGGCCAAGCCGGTCGCCGTCACCTGCATGGACTGCCCCCAGACCATGCTCAACAACTTCGTGCTCGGATCCGAAGACGGAAACGTGTATACGG GATGCCTGTACGGGCAGCGCGCGGGCGTGACGGAGTGCGTGGAGGCGCACGCGGGCCCGCTGACGGGCGTGTCGTGCCACGCCGCCGCCGGGCCCGTGGACCTGGCGCACCTCTACCTCACCTGCTCCGTCGACTGGAGCGTCAAGCTCTGGTCGCTCAAG GAGAGCAAGCCGCTGTACTCGTTCGAGGACAACGGCGACTACCTGGTGGACGTGCGCTGGTCGCCCGCGCACCCCGCGCTCTTCGCCGCCGCCGACGCCGCCTCGCGCCTCGACCTCTGGAATCTCAACCGCGACACAGAG GTGCCGATAGCGAGCGTGCAGGCGGAAGGCGGGGCGGCCTTCAGCAGAGTGTCGTGGTCGCCAGCCGGCTCGCTCGTCACAGCCGGAGACGACAGGGGCAAGATATCCGTCTACGAACTTGCAGAG CAAGTTTGGTCACCCCGGCACGACGAATGGAACAAGTTGGTCTACACGCTTCAAGAACTTCGGAACAACCAAGCTGACGATGATGCGGCACTCTCACCACCGCCGTCGTTGTCGTCAATCGCTTCTATCGCTTCAAACCCACTACGATAA
- the LOC101741734 gene encoding cytoplasmic dynein 1 intermediate chain isoform X10 codes for MSDRKAELERKKAKLRAIREDKDRRRREKEQKDAEEALQRASATSSLDSRRDIDEMLSSLGVAPVKDVLSSLSSMTSLSPPQTASPDASLPHTDKASLQLQGGPKKQPQELQVVFVQSTDIPPKETVIYTKQTQTTTSGVTELRDGYMEDWWRPRKAHATDYYVLTFDGDVARQGDDEEAAFHGKLPPGILPHGLPTVKEVQPAVTDAPVEKKDEEKEKKAVRELSADEKQTIMLSAEFQRFMSRAGRVIERALAESVDIYTDYTGGGDGENALDDKSAARLSLVRTFEEERWSRGRCVTCLDWSTFHPELVLASYYNSDDAPHDPDGVCLVWNTKFKKTTPEDIFHCQSAVMSATFARFHPNLILGGTYSGQIVLWDNRVQKRTPVQRTPLSSVAHTHPVYCLSVIGSQNAHNLISVSTDGRLCSWSLDMLSQPQETLELQHRQAKPVAVTCMDCPQTMLNNFVLGSEDGNVYTGCLYGQRAGVTECVEAHAGPLTGVSCHAAAGPVDLAHLYLTCSVDWSVKLWSLKESKPLYSFEDNGDYLVDVRWSPAHPALFAAADAASRLDLWNLNRDTEVPIASVQAEGGAAFSRVSWSPAGSLVTAGDDRGKISVYELAEQVWSPRHDEWNKLVYTLQELRNNQADDDAALSPPPSLSSIASIASNPLR; via the exons ATGTCGGATCGGAAGGCGGAGTTGGAGCGAAAGAAGGCGAAGCTCCGCGCCATAAGAGAGGATAAAGATCGGCGCCGCAGAGAAAAAGAACAGAAAGATGCTGAAGAAGCACTG caACGGGCATCGGCCACATCTAGCCTGGACAGTCGTCGTGACATTGACGAGATGCTGTCCTCCCTTGGAGTGGCTCCAGTTAAGGATGTCCTCTCTTCTTTATCATCAATGACTTCACTGTCTCCACCTCAGACAGCCTCACCAGATGCCAGTTTACCGCATACAGATAAAGCCAGCCTACAATTGCAAGG CGGTCCAAAGAAGCAACCTCAAGAATTACAAGTCGTCTTCGTGCAGTCCACGGACATACCGCCCAAGGAGACGGTGATCTATACGAAGCAAACGCAGACCACCACGTCGGGCGTCACCGAACTACGTGACG GATACATGGAGGACTGGTGGCGGCCACGTAAAG CGCACGCAACCGATTATTACG TGCTTACATTCGACGGCGACGTGGCGCGCCAAGGAGACGACGAGGAGGCCGCCTTCCACGGTAAACTGCCCCCGGGGATACTGCCGCACGGCCTGCCCACCGTCAAGGAGGTCCAACCCGCAGTCACCGATGCGCCCGTCGAGAAGAAAGACGAAGAGAAAGAGAAGAAAG CGGTGCGCGAGCTGAGCGCTGACGAGAAGCAGACGATAATGCTGTCGGCCGAGTTCCAGAGGTTCATGAGTCGCGCCGGACGAGTCATCGAACGCGCGCTCGCCGAGTCCGTCGACATCTACACCGACTACACGGGCGGGGGCGACGGAGAGAACGCTCT TGACGACAAGTCAGCGGCCCGTCTTTCCCTGGTTCGTACCTTCGAGGAGGAACGCTGGTCGCGCGGACGGTGCGTGACCTGTCTGGACTGGTCCACGTTTCACCCTGAACTGGTGCTGGCCTCGTACTACAATAGTGACGACGCACCGCACGACCCTGACGGAGTGTGCCTGGTCTGGAACACCAAGTTCAAAAAGACCACTCCCGAAGACATATTCCACTGTCAGTCGGCGGTTATGAGCGCCACGTTTGCGAG GTTCCACCCTAATTTGATCCTCGGAGGCACGTATTCGGGACAGATCGTGCTGTGGGATAATCGCGTGCAAAAGCGAACCCCGGTGCAGCGCACGCCGCTGTCTTCGGTCGCGCACACT CACCCGGTGTACTGCCTGTCGGTGATAGGAAGCCAGAACGCGCACAACCTGATCTCGGTATCGACGGACGGGCGCCTCTGTTCCTGGTCCCTGGACATGCTGTCCCAGCCCCAGGAGACGCTGGAGCTGCAGCATCGCCAGGCCAAGCCGGTCGCCGTCACCTGCATGGACTGCCCCCAGACCATGCTCAACAACTTCGTGCTCGGATCCGAAGACGGAAACGTGTATACGG GATGCCTGTACGGGCAGCGCGCGGGCGTGACGGAGTGCGTGGAGGCGCACGCGGGCCCGCTGACGGGCGTGTCGTGCCACGCCGCCGCCGGGCCCGTGGACCTGGCGCACCTCTACCTCACCTGCTCCGTCGACTGGAGCGTCAAGCTCTGGTCGCTCAAG GAGAGCAAGCCGCTGTACTCGTTCGAGGACAACGGCGACTACCTGGTGGACGTGCGCTGGTCGCCCGCGCACCCCGCGCTCTTCGCCGCCGCCGACGCCGCCTCGCGCCTCGACCTCTGGAATCTCAACCGCGACACAGAG GTGCCGATAGCGAGCGTGCAGGCGGAAGGCGGGGCGGCCTTCAGCAGAGTGTCGTGGTCGCCAGCCGGCTCGCTCGTCACAGCCGGAGACGACAGGGGCAAGATATCCGTCTACGAACTTGCAGAG CAAGTTTGGTCACCCCGGCACGACGAATGGAACAAGTTGGTCTACACGCTTCAAGAACTTCGGAACAACCAAGCTGACGATGATGCGGCACTCTCACCACCGCCGTCGTTGTCGTCAATCGCTTCTATCGCTTCAAACCCACTACGATAA